The genomic window GTAAAGCTGTGGTGAAAATCTTCTCTGAATTTAGCTTTGACATTGTTTCCCAACGAGGGAGCCATGTAAAGTTGGGAAGAATCAATCCAGATGGATCGAGGCAAACCTTGACCATTCCGTTTCATGATGAATTGGACAAAGGGACTCTGAGAGCCATTTTTAGGCAGGCTTTGCGATACATACCTGAGGAAGAACTGAGGCCGTACTTCTATACATAGCTAATCGAGACACTTTTCGCTATCAATTGCAGTATCAATTATCCCGATCACTGAGATACAACGATATGGCCTCTTTGGTTCGTTTAATAAGTTCATCGTAGGTCTTCGCCTGCGTATGGCAGCCGGGTAGCTCGATCACGTCAGAAATGAGGTAGCCATCCTCACCTTCTTCAACAATCACATTGAATTTCTCGGCCATATTAGAAGTAAGGAAATAGAGACTCATAAATAAAGGTTACTTTCACGCAGTAAGGGGCCAGAGCCCCCCTTACTAACCCTCCCGACCAACATTAAGGAATGCAAGAAATAGCGTGGCAACGGGCACGCCGAGCGGGATGGCGCGATGCAAGGAGGGGACACGACAGAGATAAGGATAGAGGGGGTAGAGACGTTACAGAATTTTGTGCTGTGAGTTG from Methanomicrobia archaeon includes these protein-coding regions:
- a CDS encoding type II toxin-antitoxin system HicA family toxin, producing MPKLKTLSGKAVVKIFSEFSFDIVSQRGSHVKLGRINPDGSRQTLTIPFHDELDKGTLRAIFRQALRYIPEEELRPYFYT
- a CDS encoding type II toxin-antitoxin system HicB family antitoxin, with the protein product MAEKFNVIVEEGEDGYLISDVIELPGCHTQAKTYDELIKRTKEAISLYLSDRDN